The segment TCCAGAATTCGCGCACGACACCATGGCGGGTCTGAACTTCGCGCATGCGGTAGCCCAGATCCTGGACGCGGGCAAGCTGTTTCATATCGACCTGAACGACCAGAAAATGGGCCGCTTTGATCAAGATCTGCGTTTTGGGGCGGAGAACATCAAGACCGCGTTTATGCTGGTCAAGTTGCTGGAAGACTCGGGATACGCTGGCCCCAAGCAGTTTGACGCCCACGCGCTGCGCACTGAAGACGAAGCAGGTGTCTGGGCCTTTGCCCGCGGCTGCATGCGCACTTACCTGATCCTGAAAGAGAAAGCCCGGCAGTTCAATGAAGACAGTGAAATTCAGGCGGCTCTGAGCACCTACCGGGTGAACGACGGTGGACTCGAAGAGTTGAGCCGGGGCTTCAGCCTCGAGAAAGCGCAGGCGCTCAAGGCCCAGACCTTTGACCGGGCCGCCCTTGGAGCACGTGGGATGGGCTTAGAGCAGCTCGACCAGCTCACCATCGACCTGCTGCTGGGCGTCCGGTAAGCCGTGGCTGAGGTGACGCTCGGCCTTGACCTCGGCACCAGTGGCGTCAAGGTGGTGGCGCTTGGTGCGGACGGCCGCACGGTGGTGCAGGCTTCCAGAGCCTACCCGCTGCTGACTCCCCAGCCCGGCTGGACGGAACAGCGGCCAGAGGACTGGGTCGCCGCCAGCGTAGAGGCGTTGCGTGAGGTGGCCGAGGTGCTGCTGGCTGCAGGTCACGTGCCCCTGGCGCTGGGCTTAAGTGGGCAAATGCACGGCGCGGTTTTCTTAGACCAGCATGGCGACCCCCTTCGGCCCGCGCCCCTCTGGAACGACCAGCGCACAGCAGCGGCAGTGGCCGAGATCGAACGCGCCATCCCCCGTGCCGACCTGATTGCCCGCACGGGCAACCGCGCGGTGACCGGGTTTCAATTGCCCAAGCTGCTGTGGCTGCGGCAGACAGAGCCGGAAGTGTTCGCCCGGACACGGCAGGTGCTGTTGCCCAAGGACTACTTGGGCTACGTCTTGACGGGGCAAATGCACACCGAACCTTCCGACGCTTCAGGTGTTGGCGCCCTGAATCTCAGTTCTCACAGCTGGGATGAGGAGGTCTTGGGGGCCTTGAACCTGCCTTCTCATCTGTTTCCGGACGTGGTGCGCTCTTGGGACACCGTGGGACACCTCACCGCCTGGGCCGCGCAGCACACGGGTTTGCCGGAGGGGTTGCCGGTGATCGCAGGTGGAGGAGACAACGCCGCTGCAGGCATTGCTCTCGGCCTGACCGCAGCGCGTCCTGAGCTGGGCAGCGTCAGTCTGGGCACGAGTGGCGTGCTGTTTGCTCCCCTGACCCTGCCGACCCCGGATCCTGAGGGACGAGTCCACCTGTTCGCTCATGCGGACGGCGGGTACAACCTGCTCGGGGTGACGCTCGCCTGCGCGGGGGCGCTCCAGTGGCTGCGCGACAAACTCGCGCCCGATACCAGCTTCGACACGCTGCTGACGGAGGCTGTCAGCGTCCCCGACGGCGCGGACGGCGTAACCTTCCTACCTTACTTGGCTGGGGAGCGTAGCCCGTGGATGGATCCGAACCTGCGGGCCAGTTGGACGGGCCTGTCACTGGCGCATGGTCGGGGGCACCTGACCCGGGCGCTGCTGGAGGGCACGGTCATGGCCCTCTCGGATACGTTTGAAGTCATGAGACCCCTGGTGAACGTGACGTCGTTCCTGGCCACTGGCGGAGGTGCCCGCAGTGACCTGTGGCTGGGCCTCGTCGCCGGAGGACTGGGCTCAGATATTCAGCGGTCTCTGCAGGAGCCGGGCGCTGCAGAGGGAGCCGCAATCTTGGCGATGCCTGCTTCGGGGGTATACCGCACCCTCCAAGAAGCCATGGAAGCGCTGCGACCTCAGGGCCGCAGCATCCAGGCAGTGGAGACCACCCAAGCCAAGCATCAGCACATTGAAGCATTGAAGCACCAACGCTGAAGGCTGAACCGAAAGGATAAAAAAGTGTCCCTCAGCGGCAAGAGCTTGACTGATGAATTGGTGAGGGGCCGCTCTCCTGCTGAGATTGAACTTAGCGAAGGTTCTTTTTTCGTCACGTAAATGAAGAATCTAATCTAGTTGTGCAAAAGGGAAGCCTTTAGCGGTTGACAGCGGAGGCTCAAGCTGCTGTTTGAGACCAGGATGGTTTCGGCCGCGGCTGGCCGAACACCAGGTGCTTCAGCGTGATCAGCCCGCACTCTCTCCAGCCTTCGTCCTGCCCCCTATCAACTAAGAGAGACGGTATGCCCGCCTGAGCCCGCGCTGGAGCCGGCGGGAGAGCGTCTGCATGCCCAAAGACAACATCCTTACTTACCACCAGACCCACCCTTTAGACCTCGTCACTATTGAAGCCCTGAGACTGAAAGGGCTTCAACCTGCGGACGGTCAACCCGTGGCCGCCCTCTTTAAGCTCCGGACCGGCGACCGTGAACACCTCTGTGGCTTGTACCGCCGAGCAGACGCGGTGGCGCTGCAGGTCAAACAGCAGCCCTAACTGCCCCTAGGGCCAGCTGGACGACAGCCGAGCAGAAAACGGCTGCCTGCATCCGCACGGCTGCTCGAGCCACAGATCGACTTGCCGCCTGCGAGCAAGGCAAGCAGGATGTTCAGGTCTGCCAGAACGACTGCTTCAATCTCAACGTGGTGATGATCCTTCCTGAGGGATGTCCTCCAACGTGGTCTTCAGGTAACCGAGCAGCGCCATCCGCACTTGCTGGCGAACGTGCGGATCAGAAGCGGCGTCTGGCGCGAGGGTATAGAGCGCATCGGAAATGTGAATGGTCATCCGGGCCAGCAACCGGTTGTGCTCCGGAAGGCTTTCTGGGCGCCGCATCAGGGCCATATGTTCCAGCCGTTCCTGTATGGCCCTACGAACCGTGAGGCTGGGGTCTCCGGTTGGGCTGTTGGTCAGCAGGA is part of the Deinococcus sp. QL22 genome and harbors:
- the xylB gene encoding xylulokinase; this encodes MAEVTLGLDLGTSGVKVVALGADGRTVVQASRAYPLLTPQPGWTEQRPEDWVAASVEALREVAEVLLAAGHVPLALGLSGQMHGAVFLDQHGDPLRPAPLWNDQRTAAAVAEIERAIPRADLIARTGNRAVTGFQLPKLLWLRQTEPEVFARTRQVLLPKDYLGYVLTGQMHTEPSDASGVGALNLSSHSWDEEVLGALNLPSHLFPDVVRSWDTVGHLTAWAAQHTGLPEGLPVIAGGGDNAAAGIALGLTAARPELGSVSLGTSGVLFAPLTLPTPDPEGRVHLFAHADGGYNLLGVTLACAGALQWLRDKLAPDTSFDTLLTEAVSVPDGADGVTFLPYLAGERSPWMDPNLRASWTGLSLAHGRGHLTRALLEGTVMALSDTFEVMRPLVNVTSFLATGGGARSDLWLGLVAGGLGSDIQRSLQEPGAAEGAAILAMPASGVYRTLQEAMEALRPQGRSIQAVETTQAKHQHIEALKHQR
- a CDS encoding TetR/AcrR family transcriptional regulator — its product is MLAAARVFLEEGFEAATTNRIAETAGVSVGSLYQFFPNKTALLSELQIIWTQRLGAELDVALAYPHRPVVELIDEVLGVHARLQRESGGLLGFLLTNSPTGDPSLTVRRAIQERLEHMALMRRPESLPEHNRLLARMTIHISDALYTLAPDAASDPHVRQQVRMALLGYLKTTLEDIPQEGSSPR